A window from Trinickia violacea encodes these proteins:
- a CDS encoding SDR family oxidoreductase, giving the protein MTAGAGGIGRAITEAFVAAGASAYVCDIDAAALQQMQVNLPGVVTSVCDIADRAAASRMVADAVSALGGLDVLINNAGIAGPTASVEEMDPDAWEAVLRLNLTGTFIVTQQAIPFLKQSRAGVILIMSSLAGRFGYPNRSPYATTKWGLIGFTKTLSRELGEFGIRVNAILPGAVGGPRIQQVLAGRASASGRSIAQEEAAALANQSIRHFVNPEDIAALAVFLASDAGRSISGQMIPIDGDSQSAS; this is encoded by the coding sequence GTGACCGCTGGCGCGGGCGGTATCGGGCGCGCCATCACGGAAGCATTCGTGGCGGCGGGCGCGAGCGCTTATGTCTGCGACATCGACGCGGCAGCGCTTCAACAGATGCAGGTGAATTTGCCCGGCGTAGTGACGTCAGTGTGTGACATCGCCGATCGCGCGGCGGCTTCGCGCATGGTCGCGGACGCCGTGTCCGCTCTCGGTGGCTTGGACGTCCTGATCAACAACGCCGGCATTGCGGGCCCGACCGCGAGTGTCGAGGAGATGGATCCGGACGCCTGGGAAGCGGTGCTTCGTCTGAACCTCACCGGCACATTCATTGTCACGCAACAGGCCATCCCGTTCCTGAAGCAATCTCGCGCGGGCGTGATTCTCATCATGTCGTCGCTCGCCGGCCGCTTCGGTTATCCGAACCGCAGTCCTTACGCGACGACCAAGTGGGGCCTCATCGGATTCACCAAAACCTTGTCACGAGAGTTGGGCGAGTTTGGCATACGCGTCAACGCCATCTTGCCGGGCGCCGTGGGAGGACCACGTATTCAGCAGGTGCTGGCGGGCCGCGCATCGGCCAGCGGCCGCTCCATTGCGCAGGAAGAGGCGGCTGCGCTCGCCAATCAGTCCATCAGGCATTTCGTGAATCCGGAGGATATCGCGGCGCTCGCTGTTTTCCTGGCATCCGATGCCGGACGTTCCATTTCCGGGCAAATGATCCCGATCGACGGAGATTCGCAAAGCGCATCCTGA
- a CDS encoding acyl-CoA thioesterase: MSKETVYRIDVQFGDCDPAGIVFFPNFSRWMDAASHDYFIQCGLPPWREMQALPNCIGAPLLEFHTRFHTSATYGESLAVHTRVEEWRGKVFIQSHRIMRNDTLICEGNATRALCVKRDDGRLKAVGVPEFIRAACE; encoded by the coding sequence GTGAGTAAAGAAACTGTTTATCGAATCGACGTGCAATTCGGCGATTGCGACCCGGCCGGAATCGTCTTTTTTCCGAACTTTTCGCGCTGGATGGACGCCGCCTCGCACGATTATTTTATCCAGTGCGGGCTGCCGCCATGGCGGGAGATGCAAGCGCTACCCAATTGCATCGGCGCGCCGCTGTTGGAATTCCACACTCGCTTTCACACCTCGGCGACCTACGGCGAAAGTCTGGCGGTGCATACGCGTGTTGAGGAATGGCGAGGCAAAGTGTTTATCCAGAGCCATCGCATCATGCGCAACGATACGCTGATCTGCGAGGGTAACGCGACGCGCGCATTGTGTGTCAAGCGGGACGATGGACGTCTGAAGGCCGTCGGTGTGCCTGAATTCATACGTGCCGCCTGCGAGTGA
- a CDS encoding Crp/Fnr family transcriptional regulator, whose translation MTRQKRMATVSLTLDDLLAKSPWFVRLDEPTQSRVRADVSERAVAAGQALGHHGERQHAWFGVLEGVIKWSITARDGHTVTLGGQSVGSWFGEGTLIRNAPRESDLIALRDSRVAQLPRATFNWLREREPSFNEFLLLQVNERLHWFMGVAVAHGLLDTDSLVARALVGMVHPLSNPSGAGYLPLSQEELANLAGVSRQTCNKAMTRFKNAGLVRTEYGGIVVLDVPGLDALAR comes from the coding sequence ATGACGAGGCAAAAGCGCATGGCGACGGTGTCGCTTACGCTTGACGATCTGCTCGCCAAGTCGCCGTGGTTCGTCAGGTTGGACGAACCCACGCAGTCCCGCGTGCGCGCTGACGTGTCGGAGCGCGCCGTCGCAGCCGGTCAGGCTCTAGGGCACCACGGCGAACGACAACACGCGTGGTTCGGCGTGCTCGAAGGCGTCATCAAGTGGTCGATCACCGCCCGCGACGGACATACTGTCACTTTAGGCGGACAGTCGGTCGGGAGTTGGTTCGGCGAGGGCACGCTGATTCGCAACGCGCCGCGCGAGTCGGATCTCATCGCGTTGCGCGACAGCCGCGTTGCGCAGCTTCCACGCGCGACCTTCAATTGGCTTCGCGAGCGCGAGCCCTCGTTCAACGAATTTTTGCTGCTGCAGGTCAACGAACGTCTGCACTGGTTCATGGGCGTCGCCGTCGCGCACGGACTGCTCGACACCGACAGTCTTGTCGCCAGAGCGCTGGTGGGTATGGTGCACCCGTTGTCCAATCCGAGCGGCGCGGGGTATCTGCCGCTGTCCCAGGAGGAGCTCGCAAACCTAGCCGGCGTGTCGCGTCAAACGTGCAACAAGGCAATGACGCGCTTCAAGAATGCGGGCCTCGTGCGCACCGAGTACGGCGGAATCGTCGTGCTGGATGTGCCCGGGCTCGACGCCTTGGCCCGATAG
- a CDS encoding MFS transporter — protein MNRAHSLPPVVALVESPSDHIAEDAVFRKISWRVMPLILIAYVCAFLDRINIGYAQLQMKQDLAFSDAVYGLGAGVFFLTYLLFEVPSNLLLEKIGARLTFLRIMVLWGLTSAATAFVTAPWQFYGIRLMLGLFEAGFFPGIILYLTYWYPSQRRGRVTGLFLFGMPITGVLGGPLSGTIMSRLEGLGGMHGWQWLFLVEGLPTVLLGILLYCMLPDRPVRAPWLNDAEKVLVQSVLDADHGGKTRARHHGRLAAALADPKTYVLAFVYFCCACAVYTLTFWLPTMIKGLGIAPIATIGWYTAVPYIFGALGVLLISRSSDRFKERRWHVGGTLALGAIVLASTSFLGAAVVPVMVLLCVASFFIFGGGSLFWSIPPTYLGRDAAAAGIAVISSLGILGGFVSPTLIGWIKGATGSIQMGLLALTAVVIGGCLTILLGLPKSAVRVGPGDGANAH, from the coding sequence ATGAATCGCGCCCATTCACTGCCCCCCGTAGTCGCACTCGTCGAGAGTCCGTCGGATCACATAGCGGAAGACGCCGTCTTTCGGAAAATCAGTTGGCGCGTGATGCCGCTGATTCTGATCGCGTACGTCTGCGCCTTCCTCGACCGCATCAACATTGGCTATGCGCAGTTGCAGATGAAGCAGGACCTCGCTTTCTCCGACGCGGTATATGGACTCGGCGCGGGTGTTTTCTTCCTGACCTATCTGCTATTCGAGGTGCCGAGCAATCTGCTGCTCGAAAAGATCGGCGCGCGACTCACGTTCCTGAGGATCATGGTGCTGTGGGGCCTCACGTCCGCGGCCACCGCGTTCGTCACGGCGCCGTGGCAATTCTATGGAATCAGACTGATGCTCGGCTTGTTCGAAGCGGGCTTCTTTCCCGGCATCATTCTGTATCTGACCTACTGGTACCCGAGCCAGCGCCGCGGCCGTGTGACGGGTCTGTTCCTGTTCGGCATGCCGATCACGGGCGTCCTGGGCGGCCCGTTGTCGGGAACGATCATGAGCCGCCTGGAGGGCCTTGGCGGCATGCATGGCTGGCAATGGCTGTTCCTCGTCGAAGGCCTGCCGACAGTCCTGCTGGGGATTCTGCTCTATTGCATGCTTCCGGACCGGCCGGTCCGCGCCCCGTGGCTGAACGACGCGGAGAAGGTGCTGGTGCAGTCGGTCCTGGATGCCGACCACGGCGGCAAGACCAGGGCTCGACATCATGGCCGGCTCGCGGCGGCGCTGGCGGACCCGAAGACCTATGTGCTGGCCTTCGTCTACTTCTGCTGCGCTTGCGCCGTCTACACGCTTACGTTCTGGTTGCCGACGATGATCAAAGGGCTTGGTATCGCGCCGATCGCCACGATCGGCTGGTACACGGCAGTGCCCTATATCTTCGGCGCGCTCGGTGTTCTTCTGATCAGCCGCAGTTCGGACCGCTTCAAGGAGCGGCGCTGGCATGTGGGGGGAACCTTGGCCCTCGGTGCGATCGTCCTCGCCTCGACCTCCTTCCTTGGCGCCGCCGTCGTACCTGTGATGGTCCTGCTGTGCGTGGCCTCGTTCTTCATCTTTGGAGGCGGCTCGCTGTTCTGGTCGATTCCCCCGACCTACCTGGGCCGGGACGCGGCCGCGGCCGGCATCGCGGTCATCAGCTCACTCGGCATCCTCGGCGGCTTTGTCAGCCCGACGCTGATCGGTTGGATCAAGGGCGCGACCGGCAGCATCCAGATGGGTCTGCTGGCCTTGACCGCGGTTGTCATCGGCGGCTGTCTGACGATCCTGCTGGGGCTGCCAAAGAGCGCGGTCCGAGTGGGCCCCGGCGATGGCGCGAACGCGCACTAA
- a CDS encoding 3-keto-5-aminohexanoate cleavage protein, which translates to MSKPKVIVTVAPTGGMANKKMNPNLPTQPREIAEDTYRCYNAGASVVAVHARRPDDEATCDPAIYSHINRLIRDKCDIILNNSTGGGINGDMVRELDNGLWEIQWEERLKGMQGDGVEMCTLDAQTVIASFSGKEILVATPPSRIRQIASMMKERGIKPEWEVFGLADIVQDVQRAINDGLDDVPHFINIVIGANAFQGALPYTPRLLQTMVDHLPRNTVFNVSAIGAAQLPAAMNSLLLGGHVRVGLEDNLYYRHGELATNVQLVERLVRLVREMGYEPATPAEAREIVGLRPLRETRHAACLEA; encoded by the coding sequence ATGAGCAAGCCCAAAGTCATCGTGACCGTTGCCCCGACCGGCGGCATGGCCAACAAGAAAATGAACCCGAACCTGCCGACACAGCCGCGGGAGATCGCTGAAGACACCTACCGCTGCTACAACGCGGGCGCCAGTGTCGTTGCAGTGCATGCACGACGTCCCGACGACGAGGCCACCTGCGATCCGGCGATCTATAGCCATATCAATCGGCTGATTCGCGACAAATGCGACATCATTCTGAACAACTCCACCGGCGGCGGCATTAACGGCGACATGGTTCGCGAACTCGACAACGGCCTGTGGGAAATCCAGTGGGAAGAACGTCTGAAGGGCATGCAAGGTGACGGCGTCGAGATGTGCACGCTCGATGCGCAGACCGTGATCGCAAGTTTCAGCGGCAAGGAGATCCTTGTGGCGACGCCGCCGTCGCGAATCCGGCAGATCGCCTCGATGATGAAAGAACGCGGCATCAAGCCCGAATGGGAAGTGTTCGGCCTTGCCGACATCGTCCAGGATGTGCAGCGCGCCATCAACGATGGACTCGACGACGTACCGCACTTTATCAATATCGTGATCGGCGCCAATGCGTTCCAGGGCGCGTTGCCCTACACGCCCCGGCTGTTGCAGACGATGGTCGACCACCTGCCCCGCAACACCGTGTTCAACGTCAGCGCCATCGGTGCGGCGCAGTTGCCGGCCGCGATGAACTCGCTGTTGCTGGGAGGGCATGTGCGCGTCGGGCTCGAAGACAATCTGTACTACAGGCACGGGGAGTTGGCCACCAATGTGCAACTGGTCGAGCGGCTCGTTCGCCTGGTGCGCGAGATGGGTTACGAGCCGGCCACGCCGGCTGAGGCGCGGGAGATCGTTGGACTGCGGCCGTTGCGCGAAACGCGCCACGCCGCCTGCCTGGAGGCTTAG